The genomic stretch atcactgtcagcagggcagctttggggaactctgatcatgctgttatacagcttatcccaacatacacccaaagactaaaaactgccaaacctgtagtgaccacagttaagaaatggactagtgaagctgtagaaaaactgcagagctgctttgatttaactgactggaatttatttaaccacttgccgaccgcacgcttatcccgtgcgtcggcaaagtggcagctgcaggaccagcgacgcagttctgcgtcgccggctgcaggctaatcaatcaggaagctcgcgcgagcggctgcttcctgtcaattcacggcggggggctccatgaatagcctgcgggccgccgatcgcggctcgcaggctaaatggaaacacaagcggaaataatccgctttgtttacatttgtatggcgctgctgcgcagcagcgccgtaaggcagattggcgatccccggccaatcagcggccggggatcgccgccatgtgacaggggacagcctgtcactggctgcacaggacggatagcgtcctgtgcagcccgaatcaccaggggggccaggtaggagagggaggggggggggatttttccgcggaggggggctttgaggtgcccccccccccccccgcaacacccggcaggcagcagcgatcagaccccccccagcacatcatccccctagtggggaaaaaagggaggcgatctggtcgctctgcctgcaccctgatctgtgctgggggctgcacagcccacccagcacagataagctaaaacagcgctggtccttaagggggggtaaagggtgggtcctcaagtggttaaagaatcctCCAATGACTTAAATaaatacactgacgctgtgacatcatagaTTACCTTTTGCGAAGAGTCCCgtatccccacaaaaaagtgcaccaggtacaataacgataaaccctggtttacatcacatcttaggaagctgcgcctcgataaagaaaagGCATATcatacaggcgataaagtcctctacaaagctgcgaaatacaaactgcagagagccattaccaatgcaaaaaaagattattcgcaaaaacttgaggaaaaattTTCTAACAccgactcatccacaatatggaaatctctacatggaATTGCAAACTACAGGAAGAATAAATCTCCTgcctcactacataacctgcagcttgcaaatgaactgaatacattttgttgcaggtttgacacttccAACAAAAGCCAAAgacaagtcaatttgcatctctgcaacaggcaaactgaacactcttcctgccagccaacatctccaccccctgcggtgcctcagcatctacacaacacagcagaccagacaatctgctaacctgtccccagatgccaatcagatgtatatagactctttaaaagacaaaacaccaggaaagcaatggggccagacgctatctctgcgaaatgcttgaatctctgtgccgaccaattagcgcctgtattcacagacatattcaaagcatctctagaactttCAATTGTTCccgcctgttttaaaagctcaactattgtaccaattccaaaaaaacaaaacctacatgcctgttgccctgacatcactggtcatgaaagcatttgaaaaactgataatgacttatctgaaatccatcacagatcccctgctggactctttgcaatttgcctacaggccaaaTAGATCCgtagacgatgccgtgaacatgtgtatgcattatgtactacagcatctagacaccccaggaacctacaggcttttatttatagattacagctctgcatttaataccataatgccatcactgctgcacagcaagctctcccagctacacatacctgaatccatctgcaaatggataaccgacttcttaaccgacagaagacatcgtgttagacttggtaaactcacatcaagctctctgaccgtcagtactggtgcaccccagggctgtgtgctttccccactgctctactcactgtacaccaatgactgcatctccacagatccatctgttaaggttctgaagtttgcagatgacacaacagtagttggtctcatacaaaacggggatgaatctgcatacaggcatgtggtgggacagctttcctcctggtgcagcagcaacaacttggaactaaatgctctcaaaactatggagatgataatagactttaggagatctcccccccagcacctccccttaaccataaatggatccacaataacccaagtagcgtcattcaagtttcttgggtccacgatctcaaacgacttaaaatgggacaacaacactgccactattgtcaagaaagcacaacagagaatgtaccatctacggcagctgaaaaagtttggcctacctcaaaatttaatggtgcagttctacactgcaatcatcgaatccatcataacatcatctatgactgtatggttcggctcctgctcagcattagaaaaggggaggctgcagcgcatcatccgatcagcggaaaggataattggctgtagcttaccttccctgcaggatctttacgctagcaggtgcagaaagagagcaaccaaaattgcctctgacccctctcaccctgctcactccatctttcagcgcatgccttcaggagtaagattccggtcaatcgctaccaaaacctccagacacaggaacagcttttttcctcaagcggtagccatacttaatgctgaaccacgttagagctgctaggactgaaagtaatcagcacagaactaaacatgaacaattctcacattgcttactgccactatacttataatgtccttaacttgtaatattcacactgtctgtccttgtattgtttttgtttgtatttgttaagcaactgccaagacaaattccttgtaggtgcaaacttacttggcgaaaataaattgattctgattctgatcggtTGTTCATTCATTCATTTCCTGTCCTTACCTATAGTACTATGAGTGGACTAAGGGATGCAAGACAGAAAAAGCAATGAAGTATTTATACCTCCTCATATTTTGTCCACTGATCTTTTGGCAGGATGGTCTTTTTCATATCAAGATCCAGTGCTCTCTTGATGCGGAATATTCTGTCGTCATACAACTTGGGAGGCAGCCTCTTGATTGCTTCCTGCACTTCCTCATTTTCATACAAGGTATCATCACGCATTAAACCTAACAAAAAACACCCAGAAATTTaataaaccattacactatgctTCCATGGCATTTCATATCGTAAGAGACGATCCATTAAAGGAGATATGCAGCACAGTCACACTatcttcactttaaccacttaaatgggaactccagtgaaaataatgtaataaaaaagtgcttaattttacaataattattatgTATGAATTATTcagtcactgtttgcccattgtatattctttcctctccctgatttacattctgacatttatcacatggtgacatttttactgctagcaggtgatgtcactagaagGAGATGCagtttgctttttttggcagtttaaaacagctgtaaacagctgttatttcccgcaatgcaacaaggctcccacagtgtgatgttaacacctcagtgctgtgaggcgctgacatttgtgggaggggtttcaccacaaaatcatccatacagcgccccctgatgatcagtttgagaaaaggaatagctttctcatgggaaagggggtatcagctactgattgggatgaagttcaattcttggtcacggtttttaTTTAAACCTAACTAATCGAGTACACacgtccagtgtagttgtggcgagtgcaccaccagtttgttactaaatgaggcacatgtggtatcattttaaccgggatgagttgtagaatacattttggtgtgttttaaagcttaGACCCACATCACATGAGaaatgggtagggacaaactcaatccaatatAAACatgcattttcaaaattatgatcaaacttacaAAAGTATTAGTAAAACTACACAAGACATAGGTGGTAACATTTTAaacataagtagtagaatagattttagggtgttttagggttaacgTCTATGTTTTGCGTATTCTTTTTAGAAAATCAAAAGCAAAATGTTCGCATCTTCTGCACCAAaaccaagacttgtaaaatgaaaacaaagtgatagAAGTCAGtcggtcttatagtccgaatagtaAATTTGGACCAGCGCCTGTTTGTCCTCCACCCCTGTTCACCTTTCTCTGCCACGTGCGTCCTCAGCGCGGTGTCTGCCCCATTTCTATGTCCCCGTCTGAACTCCTATGTCTTTACTAATGCTGCAGCCAATCACTTTGTACCGTGCCGGTGCCCCGCCTGCTgcgctgagagagagagagagagagagagtccaggGAAGCGGCCCCCTGTCTGATTGGTAGATGGTTCCTCTGCTTACTTCCTTTTCATCGGAGCATGGCTGCAGCGAGTACAGACACAGTAGTCCGGGTATGGGGACGTAAAACACGGGGACAAGGAGGACGCTGCGCACAGGGGACACCGGGCACAGTACAAAATGATTTGCTGCAGTGCGAGTATGGAGACAGGAGTCCGGGCACGGGGACACAGGGACAATGAGTGGACGCTGCACACAGGCACAGGGGACACCGGGCACGGTACAAAGTGATTGGCTTCAGTGTGAGTGTGGACACAGGAGTTTGGGGACATAGGTCACAGGAAAAGGAGAGGACGCTGCACCCAGGGATAGGGAACATCGCCTGCAGTATAAGTATGGACACAGGAGTCCGGATGCAGGGAGATATaggaagggggacagaggacatggggacactgaacacagggacaggatgaaaCAGGGCAATTCCAGGGGACACAGTGGAACACCAGATGACgacatagggggacacaagaAGCACAAAGAAGGCTCAATAGGGGCATAATAGTTGGGGGGAAagatccataagacacccctgcactatagaggcatcaggtttagtatattttcccCCCTagtttttgccttctaaacctaggtgcgtcttatagtgatAAAcagtaaagttattggtgaatgaatgggagctgatatgtgaaaattgctctcgtcctgaagtagttaaagtgaacccgaggtgaaaataaatgagataaacaattgtatttatcctcctaaaaatgacttttttttttttttttaagatatcccatggttttattttatatttaaaacatgTACAAAGTAggctgaatgttttgttgtctctgctcagtagcAGTCTTAAATGTtcctgagtgaaaatacatgaactattgatcttttttaaTCACCTTcatctctcagaagttgtattctgccaggaaatctTTGATGGCTGTAATGTGCTCATCAGTAagatttactatattcccgacaaggtacggacaagacagaagctgtcacttccatgcctgcaaattaactctttcaggcagcaaaataagacAAGTAAAACAGTCCGGGTACTGTTTTGCActctacatacacgtttatcttatCAAGTCACACATCACCTCGGGCATACTTCAAGGCTAGGTTGATAGTGGGCGTTACATTCTCTGTAATGGCAGGAATGCAACGGAAAAGTGGCTCTGCCCATTCGTGTGTTGCatcacatacagtcaatgaaaagtatgcttcactgttcc from Hyperolius riggenbachi isolate aHypRig1 chromosome 5, aHypRig1.pri, whole genome shotgun sequence encodes the following:
- the UQCRB gene encoding cytochrome b-c1 complex subunit 7, whose product is MAAKAPATARLMTRISKWYYNAAGFNKLGLMRDDTLYENEEVQEAIKRLPPKLYDDRIFRIKRALDLDMKKTILPKDQWTKYEEDVLYLQPYLKEVIREKKEKAEWNKK